Genomic DNA from Turicibacter faecis:
TTCCTTTGGGAATGTATGCATTTACTCTAGTGGATCGGGGAATTGAGCGAAGTCATCAAATTTTAGTTTACGATAGTACAAAGCGACGTTACGATCATTTAATTGCCCAATTACCGACGTTTTTTGACTATCATCACGTTCATGAAGAGATTACCTCTATTCAACTCTTAAATAAATTAACAGAGATTTGTGCACGTCGTTGCTTTTTAGGAGAAATGATTCCATCCTATGATGAACGTGACATTCAAGCGTTGTTACGTTATTTCAGTCGCTATCGAGAGGCGCCTCCATTTATTCCACTTGATGAGATGGAAAGGAAGAGTCTTGACTTGTCACAGGTTGCCTGCCAAATTATTGAGAAGAATATGACGAGAGCACAGCAACGGGCCTACATTGATTCACTTTGGAATGACCCAGAGCAACTATTCTCTATTTACTTTCACAAAAAACTGTTCTTTGTCCAACAATTGAATATTGAATTAAGAAGATGTTTAAAAGAGGAGGAAAATAAACAGAGATGAATCCTTATGATATTGCTGCTTTTTTGTCAGATGTTGAGTTACCCTATGTAAAAGAACGCCATCTGATTAAGCAAATTCACCACGATTTGGCGGTGAAGACATCGTTGGCGACATTTGAAATAGCCATCGATCATTGTTTAATAAGGCTAGATTCACAATTAGAGCGGGAACTTCAACAGTTAAGATCACACGGCGAATGTTTAATGGGGGGAGTAAATCCTATTCAAGATATGGCGCATTATTTAAAGGTGATTAAATTAAAACTCCTGTATACCGAAGCGGAGTATGTCAAACTAAAATTACGCACCCTTTTAAAACTTGTGGGTTATAAAAGAAGAGGGGAAAAGGTTATGAGCGAGTTTGATGAGTTACTGGATGAACTTAATCTGTTAGTGTTTGTCAAAGGAGAACTTGTCATTAAGAGGGTTGAAATAGGACTCGATGATTTTATGACAATTCGATTAAGGAGTTGATTTGAATGTTAAAGGAAAAAATTGAAGGATACGTGCCTCAAAATAAACAGGAGATGCAAGATAAAAAGGTAATGCTCGATTACTTGAATTTATTTGGGTCTCAATTACTGACACGAGAAAATGAATTTGCCCATTTTACAAGTTCAGGGTTTGTGTTGAATGAGGCGAGAGATAAAGTATTGATGGTCTATCATCATATTTATAATAGTTGGGCATGGACTGGAGGGCACGCAGATGGGCAAGCGGATTTATTGGCCGTTGCCTTAAAAGAAGCGAGAGAGGAGACGGGGGTTAAACACTTGACTCCGTTAACTGATGACATCATGTCAATTGAAATTTTACCGGTTATTGGGCACATGAAACGTGGAGAATATGTAAGTGCTCATCAGCATTTAAATGTTTCATATGTTTTAATTGCTAGTGAAACAGATGAGTTACGAATTAAAGAAGATGAAAATAGTCAGGTAGGATGGATTCCTGTTGATGAGATCAAACATTATGTGAGAGAAGAACATATGCTTCCCATTTATGAAAAGTTAATTCGACGTGTAAGCAAGGTTTAAGGCAGACTATGAAATGAAAAGGGTTTAATTGTTTCTGAAAAATGTCATTTTTGTGTTCTTTTTGTGAAATATTTGAAAAATATTGCATAAAGTGAAAAAATTGTATATAATCCTCTCGTAAAGTAAAAAGAACGACCCTTACCTGTTGGGAGGTAAGTCTTTTTCAAAAAATTCAATGGCCATATTGAATGGGAGGACGAAGAAAGTGAAAAAATTATTAGCATCATTTGCTGTATTATTTGGATTATCTTCGATGGTTGCTTGTTCACAAGACCAAAAAGAAGAAGGTAAAAAAGAAGAGAGCAACATTGTAAAAACAATTGAAAACCCAGTAGAAATTGAGTTTTGGCATGCGATGTCAGGACCAAACGAAACAGCGGTTAATCATTTAGTTGAGGAATTTAACGCAACAGTTGGGAAAGAAAAAGGAATTACAGTTAAACCTGTTTATCAAGGGTCTTATCCAGATTTAAAATCAAAAATTACGGCAGCAATTCGCGCTAAATCAGCACCTGCAATTGCTCAAGCTTATCCAGACTGGGTTGCTGAGTATTTACAATCAGGAGCAGTTGTTGAATTAGACGATTATATTTTCGATAAAGAAGTAGGAATTGAAAACTTTGATGATATTGCAAAAGCTTATCGCGATGAAAATAGTCAATATGAAGGTGGAAAATTCTATTCATTACCATTTAACAAATCGACAGAAGTTTTATACTATAACAAAACATTCTTCGAAGAAAATAATTTAGAAGTTCCAACAACTTGGGAAGAATTAGAAGAAGTATCTAAAAAAATTACTGAATTAACAGGAAATCCTGCATTTGGATTCGATTCAGCGGAGAATGCATTCCTTACTTTAGTTAAACAATTTGGTGGAGAATATACAAATACTAAAGGTGAAGTGTTATTTGGGGAATCAGATGCAGCAGTTGAAATGTTAGAAATGATTCAAAAGAATACAGATGCTGGATACTGGCGTTTACCAGGTGAAGATAAATCTATGTCAGGACCATTTACAAGTGGTTTAGTACAAATGTTTGTTGGATCAACATCAGGAGCAGCACATGTTATTAATGGATTAAAAGAAACAAATGCGTTTGAATGGTCAGCAGCACCAATCCCTCAAAAGAGTGAAGATACAAAAGCGGTTATTCAACAAGGGACAAACGTTGTTGTGATGAAACAAGGATCAACAACTGATGAGCAAGTTTATGCAGCTTATGAGTTCGCTAAATTCTTAGGAACACATGATGCAAACCTTTACTGGACAATGAATACAGGATACTTACCAATTCGTCAAACAGTTGTTGACTCTGAAGAGTATCAAAACTATATTATTGAGTCTGGAGATATGACAAAAGAAGCTGGACCAAAACAATCAGATTACTATTTCTACGATGTAGTGTTTGTAAACCCTGATTTCAGTTCATACAATGTACGTACAGCAGCAGGTGTTGCGGTTGAAAATGTTGTATTAAATGGAATGGAACCACAAGCTGCAGTCGATGAAGCTTTAAAATCATTAGGTTTAAAATAACAAAAAGAAGATAGCCATTGGCTATCTTTTTTTTGATAAATAGGGTAGAGGAATGGATGTTGCTATAAATGTCGAATTTCGTTATAATGAAATCAAAAACGAGAAGGAGATGGATTAAATGTTAGTCGATTTACATATGCATTCTTACTATTCTGATGGATCGTTTTCTCCGAGAGAGGTGGTGGAGTTAGCAAAGAAAAAGGGTCTCGGTTTCATTTCAATTACGGACCATAATACGATTGCTGCCCACGACGAGTTTGAAAAATCTTGTCAGGAACTCGGAATGAATTATGTCCTTGGCGTGGAACTAGACTGTGTTTTTGGAGAACGATCGATTCATTTGCTTGCCTATCAATTTAAGGTAGATGAGGGCTTATTAGAGGTGATTAAAAGATCGCGTCAGCAGTTAGATCAAATGGGAGTTGATTTAATTCAACTCATGGAAAAAGATTATGATCAGCTTTCATCGACGGATTACGAGGCATATACTTATAATCGTCGGTTAGGTGGTTTTAAAGGAATTCATTATTTAAAAGATCGGGGAATTACTGAAAGCCTGATGGATGGATTAAAAGTTTATCGTGACTATGGAATCTTTTATTCCAATTACGATTTTCCACGCGTTGAGGAGGCCATTAAACACATTCATCGTTGTGGTGGGAAGGCTGTGCTAGCGCATCCAGGAAAATATTATCGGCAATCTTCATTAGAAGACGTTCGTAAAGATTTTAATCGACTGCTTCAAGCCGGGATTGATGGAATTGAATGTTATTATCCGATCCATAGTGATGAGTTAACCGCATGTTGTGTTGATTTTTGCAAGCAACATGACTTAATGATGACGGTAGGATGCGATTGCCATGGGGAAATGAGTAAAAAAGATAATGAGTATGTGATGGGATGTTTGAAAAAGGATGAAACAGAGTTAAACTTAAAATTCTAATGCTAGGAAGGATTCGGCGTCTTCATACCCTATATTTCGTGTCAACAATCAGAAGGTGGGTAACCGATTTTCATCAAGCGTCTATTTTCAATTAGTTCTTGAATGTTTAAGCCCCCCTAGAGCATATAGTTAAAAGGAATATATGTTTAATGGGGGTGGTGGCATGAATCGGGATATTGAGAAAATTGATAAACCAACGTTACGGCAGGCCCTAAAGGGGACTGAGTCTGAGAAAAATCTTCAAAAAGCGTTAATCGGTGAGGCATTGGCTCATAGTCGATACCAGTTTTATGCCAAGTGTGCAAAGTCGGCTGGCTATGAACAAATAGCGGCGATTTTTTTAGAGACAGCAGGAAATGAACAGGCACATGCTGAGATTTGGTTTCAACTTCTTGAGGGAGGGGAGCTTACAGCGGAGGAGGCTTTAAATTCTGCGGCCTATTTTGAACACGGAGAATGGACCGATATGTATCCATCATTTGCGGAGGTGGCTCAAAGCGAAGGGTTTGAAGAATTAGCTCAAGAGTTTTTAAATGTAGCTGCTATTGAGCGAGGTCACGAGCAACGATTCCGGGAACTTTTAAAGAATGTTGATACCGATCATGTTTTTGAAAAGGAACAGCCCGTCATCTGGGTTTGTCGTCATTGTGGTCATCGTGTCTATGCGAAGGAGGCACCCGATCATTGTCCGGTTTGTGGCCATCCAAGAGGTTATTTTGAGTTACTGTGTCATAACTATTAAAAAAGCATCGATCGGGATGATCGATGCTTTTTTTATAAAGAATGATAAGTTTCTTCGTCTAAGGCGTTTTCGGATTTAGCAACGGCTACAGCTGTTGCGGCATCTCCTACAACGTTTAAGGCAGTCACTAACATTTCTACTGGACGGTTAATAGCTAGGATTAATGAGTAGGCAAGTAAAGCGGCATCATTTTGGTACCCCATTCCTGATAAGACCGTGAATAGGATGACCGCTCCTGCTCCTGGAGCAGCCGGTGTTCCGATTGAGGCGATGAGTGCCAAAATCGCGATAAGTGAAATACTTCCGACTGTTACTTGATAGCCTGCACTTGAAGCGATGAAGATTGCGGCAATCACTTGCATAATCGCTGTTCCATTCATATTAATGGTCATTCCAAGTGGAAGAATAAATGAGGCGATTTCTTTATTAACACCTAACTCTTCTGTTGTCGTTTTTGTATTTAACGGTAAGGTTGCTGCTGACGATGAAGTTGAGAATCCGAACATCGCCACTTTAGCCGTTTTTTTAACGAAGGCCATCGGATTTAATCGGGTCATGATAAAAATAAATAGGGCATATCCTAGTGTGAGGAACACTAACAGAGTAAGGACTACGGTAATAACATAAGCTAGTGCTGGTTTTAAATGCTCAACACCGTAGATGGCAAATGTACGTGTTAATAAAACGAAGATAGCGAAAGGTCCAAATTTAGTGATTAAGAAGGTTAAGAAGACCGTGATAATCTTGTTAACATCTTCAAGTAATTTCTTTAATACGCTAATTTGTTCACCTAAATGATTAATAGATAATCCTGTGACGACAGCTAAGAAAACAATAGATAAGATACTTCCATTTGTTGCAAAGACTGAGGTAATGTTATTTGGAATAGCCTTGACAAAAATAAGAAGTGGATTTGATCCGGTTGTTCCTGTTTGAGCGCTCATATTGTCGATGTTTACATTAAAAATTCCAAATTGATTAGCGACTAAACCGACGATTCCGGCTAATACTAAGGCAAAGAGTGAGGTGATTAAGAATCCCCCAATTGTTTTATAAGATAGACGTCCTAGTGTCTTTGTATCAGAGATACGGCACATCGCAAGCGCGATTGAAGTAAAAACCATTGGGACAATGACAAGTTGCATAGAATTTAAAAAAAGTTGCCCAAGAATGTAGAAGATTCCAATTGCATCAGTGGCCCCCTCGGCACTAATATCTTGAAATAGAAGTTTATTAATCGTTGCCCATAGATTAGGATTGCTATCGAGTAAATGCTCGCGTAAAACTAAAAATAATGACCCAAATGTTAATCCGCAGATTAGGGCAATAGCCATTTGAATCGCTAGACGGTTCTGATTTTTTTTCATGACTTTCTCTCCTTGGTGTTTATAATTAGAACCCTATTCGCTAATGGAATAGATGAAAAAAGCCCTAAGTCATAAAGGGATCCTTTAAAACTTAAGGCAATAAACATACAGCGCATCATTAAAACAGACAAAGTAGCTTCTTTATTGTCAAATCACGACTATATCTTTCCTTAATTACTTCTCGTGAGTAATCTTAAAGGGTTCCTATTGAAAATAAATATATCTTGTTTTCATCATAGAGTCAAGATTTATTTTACAAAAGCAGACAAAAATGTTATGGTGATTATAACATGGAATAGTTTAGAAGGAGTGATGAGATGAAGTCACAAATTAGTGGTACGACGCAATTAATTGGGATCGTTGCGAATCCTATTCGGCACAGTATTTCACCGAAAATGCATAATGCGGCATTTGAAAAGCTTCAACTGGACTACGCTTACTTAGCTTTTGAGGTTGAAGAGGGACAATTAGCGGAGGCCGTTGCTGGACTACGAGCATTAGGGGCCCGTGGCTTTAATGTGTCGATGCCGTATAAAAGTAAAGTGATTCCGTATTTAGACGAGTTATCACCCGCCGCAACACTGTGTCAGGCAGTTAATACGGTTGTAAACGAGGCAGGTAAATTAGTCGGACATATGACTGATGGCAGTGGATTGATGCAAGCGTTAATAGATGAAGGATTTGAGGTTAGTGGAAAAAAAATTACGATTGTCGGCTGTGGCGGAGCTGGGAAAGCCATTCAAATTCAAGCGGCACTCGATGGCGCCCGAGAGTTAGCCATCTTTAATCGATCGGTGGCTCGTGGCCAAGAGATGGCAGATTTAATTAATCGTCACACCTCGACAAAGGCGACCTTTTATCCGTTAGGCGATGAGGCATTACTGAAAGAACAATTGGCAACAAGCGATTTATTGATTAATGCGACCAATATTGGGATGGGCGAATTAAAGGATCAGTCGTTTATTAGAGATTCAAGTCTTCTTCCAAGGGATTTATTCGTGTGTGACATCATTTATAACCCTGCAAAGACGAAACTTTTACAGCAAGCCGAAGAGAGGGGTTGCCGCATCATGAATGGAGTTGGCATGATTATTTATCAGGGAGCGGAGGCCTTTAAAAAATGGACGCACCATGAGATGCCCATTGAAGAAATCAAAAACGTGTTAAATTTGAAAGGATGATAACGATGAAGCTACTCGTATTAAATGGTCCTAATTTAAATATGGTTGGTATTCGTGAACGAGGGGTTTACGGGACGAAAACTTATACGGAAATGGTTCACTATATTAAAGAAGTGGCAAAGGAACGTGGCCACGATATTGAGGTGCGACAAAGTAACAGTGAAGGGGAGCTCATCGATTGGATTCATGAAGCCTATTTAAAAGGTTATGAAGGGGTAATTATGAATCCAGGGGCATACACTCACTATAGCTATGCGATTTTTGATGCGATAAAATCAATTGCTCCCATCCCCGTTGTTGAGGTTCATTTATCAAATGTCCACGCACGGGAATCTTTTCGGCAGACTTCAGTGACGGCACCCGCTTGTGTGGGGCAGCTTTGTGGTTTCGGAGAATTGGGATATGGTTTAGCTATTCAAGCGCTTGAGCAGGCTGTTCAATCACTAAACGGTTAATGTTTTGTCTATCAACGATAAAAAATCGATGAATCGAAAGATGATAGAAGTTTTAGCTTATTCGTAAAGAAAGGCACCCTATCAGCAGGTGATAACGTATCATCAGTGATTAG
This window encodes:
- a CDS encoding NUDIX hydrolase, encoding MLKEKIEGYVPQNKQEMQDKKVMLDYLNLFGSQLLTRENEFAHFTSSGFVLNEARDKVLMVYHHIYNSWAWTGGHADGQADLLAVALKEAREETGVKHLTPLTDDIMSIEILPVIGHMKRGEYVSAHQHLNVSYVLIASETDELRIKEDENSQVGWIPVDEIKHYVREEHMLPIYEKLIRRVSKV
- a CDS encoding ABC transporter substrate-binding protein, whose protein sequence is MKKLLASFAVLFGLSSMVACSQDQKEEGKKEESNIVKTIENPVEIEFWHAMSGPNETAVNHLVEEFNATVGKEKGITVKPVYQGSYPDLKSKITAAIRAKSAPAIAQAYPDWVAEYLQSGAVVELDDYIFDKEVGIENFDDIAKAYRDENSQYEGGKFYSLPFNKSTEVLYYNKTFFEENNLEVPTTWEELEEVSKKITELTGNPAFGFDSAENAFLTLVKQFGGEYTNTKGEVLFGESDAAVEMLEMIQKNTDAGYWRLPGEDKSMSGPFTSGLVQMFVGSTSGAAHVINGLKETNAFEWSAAPIPQKSEDTKAVIQQGTNVVVMKQGSTTDEQVYAAYEFAKFLGTHDANLYWTMNTGYLPIRQTVVDSEEYQNYIIESGDMTKEAGPKQSDYYFYDVVFVNPDFSSYNVRTAAGVAVENVVLNGMEPQAAVDEALKSLGLK
- a CDS encoding PHP domain-containing protein: MLVDLHMHSYYSDGSFSPREVVELAKKKGLGFISITDHNTIAAHDEFEKSCQELGMNYVLGVELDCVFGERSIHLLAYQFKVDEGLLEVIKRSRQQLDQMGVDLIQLMEKDYDQLSSTDYEAYTYNRRLGGFKGIHYLKDRGITESLMDGLKVYRDYGIFYSNYDFPRVEEAIKHIHRCGGKAVLAHPGKYYRQSSLEDVRKDFNRLLQAGIDGIECYYPIHSDELTACCVDFCKQHDLMMTVGCDCHGEMSKKDNEYVMGCLKKDETELNLKF
- the rbr gene encoding rubrerythrin, with protein sequence MNRDIEKIDKPTLRQALKGTESEKNLQKALIGEALAHSRYQFYAKCAKSAGYEQIAAIFLETAGNEQAHAEIWFQLLEGGELTAEEALNSAAYFEHGEWTDMYPSFAEVAQSEGFEELAQEFLNVAAIERGHEQRFRELLKNVDTDHVFEKEQPVIWVCRHCGHRVYAKEAPDHCPVCGHPRGYFELLCHNY
- a CDS encoding dicarboxylate/amino acid:cation symporter — its product is MKKNQNRLAIQMAIALICGLTFGSLFLVLREHLLDSNPNLWATINKLLFQDISAEGATDAIGIFYILGQLFLNSMQLVIVPMVFTSIALAMCRISDTKTLGRLSYKTIGGFLITSLFALVLAGIVGLVANQFGIFNVNIDNMSAQTGTTGSNPLLIFVKAIPNNITSVFATNGSILSIVFLAVVTGLSINHLGEQISVLKKLLEDVNKIITVFLTFLITKFGPFAIFVLLTRTFAIYGVEHLKPALAYVITVVLTLLVFLTLGYALFIFIMTRLNPMAFVKKTAKVAMFGFSTSSSAATLPLNTKTTTEELGVNKEIASFILPLGMTINMNGTAIMQVIAAIFIASSAGYQVTVGSISLIAILALIASIGTPAAPGAGAVILFTVLSGMGYQNDAALLAYSLILAINRPVEMLVTALNVVGDAATAVAVAKSENALDEETYHSL
- a CDS encoding shikimate dehydrogenase — encoded protein: MKSQISGTTQLIGIVANPIRHSISPKMHNAAFEKLQLDYAYLAFEVEEGQLAEAVAGLRALGARGFNVSMPYKSKVIPYLDELSPAATLCQAVNTVVNEAGKLVGHMTDGSGLMQALIDEGFEVSGKKITIVGCGGAGKAIQIQAALDGARELAIFNRSVARGQEMADLINRHTSTKATFYPLGDEALLKEQLATSDLLINATNIGMGELKDQSFIRDSSLLPRDLFVCDIIYNPAKTKLLQQAEERGCRIMNGVGMIIYQGAEAFKKWTHHEMPIEEIKNVLNLKG
- the aroQ gene encoding type II 3-dehydroquinate dehydratase — protein: MKLLVLNGPNLNMVGIRERGVYGTKTYTEMVHYIKEVAKERGHDIEVRQSNSEGELIDWIHEAYLKGYEGVIMNPGAYTHYSYAIFDAIKSIAPIPVVEVHLSNVHARESFRQTSVTAPACVGQLCGFGELGYGLAIQALEQAVQSLNG